One genomic region from Yersinia canariae encodes:
- the hyfH gene encoding hydrogenase 4 subunit H: protein MLKLFKTILKVGDTTVKYPFKPLEVSHGFRGKPQYDAEQCIACGACTMACPANALTMETDITQGTRQWQLFLGRCIFCGRCEEVCPTRAIVLSQEFELAVFNKADLYQRASFTLAHCQQCQKPFAPKKEVDYVMALLIHSGMSAEDVEQQRPHFETCPECKRKQNVGGNENISMNNSIIPNHHRDGGNPL, encoded by the coding sequence ATGTTAAAACTGTTTAAAACCATCCTGAAAGTCGGCGATACCACGGTAAAATATCCGTTTAAGCCGCTCGAGGTTAGCCACGGGTTTCGTGGCAAACCACAATATGATGCCGAACAGTGCATTGCCTGTGGTGCCTGTACTATGGCCTGCCCTGCCAATGCGCTGACCATGGAAACCGACATCACCCAAGGAACTCGCCAATGGCAACTGTTCCTTGGACGCTGCATTTTTTGTGGTCGCTGCGAGGAGGTCTGCCCGACCCGCGCGATTGTGTTGTCACAAGAGTTTGAACTGGCGGTGTTCAATAAAGCCGATTTATATCAACGCGCCAGCTTTACCCTCGCCCATTGCCAACAGTGCCAAAAACCTTTCGCCCCCAAAAAAGAAGTGGATTACGTCATGGCGCTGCTGATTCACTCCGGGATGAGCGCTGAGGATGTCGAGCAACAACGGCCTCATTTTGAAACTTGCCCTGAGTGTAAACGCAAACAGAATGTGGGTGGAAATGAAAATATTTCCATGAATAACAGCATCATACCGAATCACCACCGCGACGGGGGGAACCCTCTATGA
- a CDS encoding NADH-quinone oxidoreductase subunit B family protein, with protein MSQPHSLKPGWGHHVSQPVALDPSIAQLKSKLLKDIKRSAYVYRVDCGGCNGCEIEIFSSITPLFDTERFGIKVVASPRHADILLFTGAVTRAMRSPALRAYESAPDPKICVSYGACGCGGGIFHDLYCVWGGSDTIVPIDVYIPGCPPTPAATIYGFAVALGLLEQKLKGEDHQEAVDERVALIHPDAPLTLRVLLEREARRMAGYRHGREITDSFLSLLVNQPLQGLEQRCQSYLQQQDDPRLNEIFASLQQIALMQLAGGHVDA; from the coding sequence ATGAGTCAGCCACATTCATTAAAACCGGGCTGGGGGCACCACGTGAGTCAACCGGTCGCACTTGACCCTTCCATCGCCCAGTTAAAAAGCAAATTACTGAAAGATATCAAACGCTCAGCTTATGTCTATCGGGTGGACTGTGGCGGTTGCAATGGTTGTGAAATTGAGATTTTCTCCTCGATTACGCCACTGTTTGACACCGAACGGTTTGGTATCAAAGTGGTCGCCTCACCACGGCATGCCGACATCTTACTGTTCACCGGCGCGGTAACTCGAGCAATGCGCTCACCGGCCTTACGCGCCTATGAGTCGGCCCCTGACCCCAAAATTTGTGTCTCTTACGGCGCTTGTGGCTGCGGCGGCGGTATCTTCCACGACCTGTATTGTGTCTGGGGCGGTAGCGACACTATTGTGCCCATTGATGTTTATATCCCCGGCTGCCCCCCTACCCCGGCGGCCACGATTTATGGCTTTGCGGTGGCGCTGGGCTTGCTGGAGCAGAAACTCAAAGGAGAGGATCATCAGGAAGCTGTCGACGAACGCGTCGCGCTGATTCACCCGGATGCGCCGCTGACTCTGCGGGTGTTGTTAGAGCGCGAGGCTCGCCGTATGGCGGGTTACCGTCACGGGCGGGAAATCACCGACAGCTTCTTGTCCCTGCTGGTTAACCAACCGTTGCAAGGGCTGGAACAGCGCTGCCAGAGTTATCTCCAGCAGCAGGATGATCCGCGTTTAAATGAGATATTTGCCAGCTTGCAACAGATAGCCCTGATGCAACTGGCAGGAGGGCATGTTGATGCCTAA
- a CDS encoding formate hydrogenlyase maturation HycH family protein, with translation MPKVIFYALNQKFLDSDEDMPEQAQQVMYYSLAIGHHVGVIDCLKAIMECPLAEYEPWFSQLPEGEARRKMAGLLKFGEITIDSTHTQLLAQAFAPLAQDSNSLHQLWSQQLLQTLYDIEQEPAIYLMVKRRP, from the coding sequence ATGCCTAAAGTGATTTTTTATGCCCTGAACCAGAAATTCCTCGACAGTGATGAGGACATGCCCGAGCAAGCGCAGCAAGTGATGTATTACTCCCTGGCTATCGGCCACCATGTCGGCGTCATTGATTGCTTAAAAGCCATTATGGAATGCCCGCTGGCTGAGTATGAGCCGTGGTTCAGTCAGTTACCCGAAGGAGAAGCTCGCCGCAAAATGGCGGGCTTACTAAAGTTTGGCGAAATCACCATCGACAGCACTCACACCCAATTACTGGCCCAAGCCTTTGCGCCATTGGCGCAGGATTCGAATTCATTGCACCAGCTCTGGAGCCAACAATTACTACAAACCCTGTATGATATTGAACAGGAACCGGCTATTTATTTGATGGTGAAACGCCGCCCATGA
- the hycI gene encoding hydrogenase maturation peptidase HycI: MNPLNTVTNVVLTVGNSMMGDDGAGPLLAERMTQQPVADWQVIDGGSAPENVVHRVRALQPSRLIIVDAADMELPPGEIRIIDPERIAEMFIMSTHNLPLNFLIDQLKEDIPDVIFVGIQPTLVAFYFPMTDIVKHAVEIVYQKLPHWQGDGGFSHL; this comes from the coding sequence ATGAACCCTCTAAATACAGTGACGAATGTTGTTTTAACCGTCGGCAATAGCATGATGGGCGATGACGGCGCAGGGCCATTACTGGCCGAGCGCATGACACAGCAACCGGTAGCTGACTGGCAAGTTATCGACGGCGGCTCGGCCCCAGAAAATGTGGTGCATCGCGTCCGTGCTTTGCAGCCCAGCCGCCTGATTATTGTTGATGCCGCTGATATGGAGCTGCCCCCTGGGGAAATTCGTATTATTGACCCAGAGCGAATTGCCGAGATGTTCATCATGAGCACCCATAACTTACCGCTCAATTTTCTCATCGATCAGCTCAAAGAAGATATTCCAGACGTTATCTTCGTCGGGATCCAACCCACATTAGTGGCGTTCTACTTCCCGATGACCGATATTGTCAAACACGCGGTTGAGATTGTGTACCAAAAATTGCCCCATTGGCAGGGTGACGGCGGTTTTAGTCACTTGTAA
- a CDS encoding 4Fe-4S binding protein has product MNRFIIADPKKCIGCRTCEVACVLAHNGGKLDTMTKANFAPRLKVVKGLNVSTTIMCRHCEDAPCANVCPNGAIVRAADSIQVLQEKCIGCKTCVVACPYGAMNVVTKQVEVMFNGLSQGFCLKAEAQKCDLCEGRAAGPACISVCPTQALHLIGRDTMQAMLRKKQMRAALDEANEMNF; this is encoded by the coding sequence ATGAACCGGTTCATAATTGCAGATCCAAAAAAGTGTATTGGCTGCCGCACCTGTGAGGTTGCCTGCGTGCTGGCACACAACGGAGGCAAGCTCGACACCATGACAAAGGCCAATTTCGCCCCACGGTTGAAAGTGGTCAAAGGATTGAATGTCAGCACCACCATTATGTGTCGCCACTGCGAAGATGCGCCTTGTGCCAATGTTTGCCCTAACGGCGCGATTGTGCGTGCGGCAGACAGCATTCAGGTATTGCAGGAAAAATGCATTGGCTGCAAAACCTGCGTTGTTGCCTGCCCCTACGGCGCCATGAATGTGGTGACCAAACAGGTCGAAGTCATGTTTAACGGCCTGTCGCAAGGCTTTTGCCTAAAAGCTGAAGCACAAAAATGTGATTTGTGCGAAGGGCGTGCCGCCGGGCCAGCCTGCATCTCAGTTTGCCCCACTCAGGCACTGCATTTAATCGGCCGTGACACCATGCAGGCCATGCTACGCAAGAAACAAATGCGCGCGGCACTGGATGAAGCCAACGAGATGAATTTCTAA
- the fdhF gene encoding formate dehydrogenase subunit alpha has product MHKALTVCPYCGSGCKINLLVENGKVVGAEGANGVTNQGELCLKGYYGWDFLNDTKLLTPRLKKPMIRRQKGGKLEAVSWDEAIEFASSKLREIKEKYGPEAIMHTGSSRGPGNETNYVMQKFARAVTGSNNIDCCARVCHGPSVAGLQVTLGNGAMSNSICEIEDTKCILVFGYNAADSHPIVARRILKAKEKGAKVIVCDPRHIETARIADLWLPLKNGSNMALVNAFANVLITEELYDKDYVSRYTEGFDEYREIVAKYTPEYVEGITGLPAQTIREAMRIYAAAPSATILWGMGVTQWGQGVDVVKGLSGLALLTGNLGRPNVGVGPVRGQNNVQGACDMGALPNMYPGYQAVTDPATLEKFAKAWGVPSLSGKIGYSLTDVPHKVKEGKIKANYVMGEDPLQTEPDLSMMREAFSELELLIVQDIFMTKTAAEADVIFPATSWGEHEGVYSAADRGFQRFEKAVDPQGDVKPDWEIISLMATALGYPMKYNNTKEIWDELRELCPLYYGATYEKMAGLGYIPWPCTTEDSPGTPWLYAGNKFDRPGGKGLLFASEWRAPMEQVDEEYPLVLCTVREVGHYSCRSMTGNCSALQTLADEPGYVQISPQDADKMRLQDQQLVWVESRRGKVITRVSVSERINVGAVYMTYQWWIGACNELTLDHLDPISKTPEYKYCAVKLEAITDQTWAENYVQQEYSQLKARLRREAEVI; this is encoded by the coding sequence ATGCACAAAGCACTCACTGTCTGTCCTTATTGCGGCTCTGGCTGCAAAATCAATTTACTGGTCGAAAATGGCAAAGTCGTTGGTGCTGAAGGCGCTAATGGCGTCACCAATCAGGGCGAGCTGTGTCTGAAAGGCTACTACGGCTGGGATTTTCTCAATGACACCAAGCTACTCACGCCGCGTTTAAAAAAACCAATGATTCGTCGCCAAAAAGGCGGAAAACTGGAAGCGGTTTCCTGGGATGAAGCTATCGAGTTCGCCAGTAGTAAACTGCGAGAAATTAAAGAAAAATATGGCCCTGAAGCTATTATGCACACGGGTTCTTCTCGTGGGCCGGGCAATGAAACCAACTATGTGATGCAAAAATTTGCCCGCGCCGTCACCGGCAGCAATAATATCGACTGCTGTGCTCGCGTATGTCACGGCCCATCAGTGGCGGGTTTGCAAGTGACACTGGGTAACGGCGCGATGAGTAACTCCATCTGCGAGATTGAAGACACCAAATGCATTTTGGTCTTTGGCTATAATGCAGCGGATTCCCACCCCATCGTGGCCCGGCGCATTCTAAAAGCCAAAGAGAAAGGCGCTAAAGTCATTGTTTGCGATCCTCGTCATATCGAAACCGCACGGATTGCCGATCTCTGGTTACCCTTGAAAAACGGCTCCAATATGGCGCTGGTGAATGCATTTGCCAATGTGCTCATTACCGAAGAGTTATATGATAAAGACTATGTTTCGCGCTATACCGAAGGTTTTGATGAATATCGCGAAATTGTCGCCAAATACACACCAGAATATGTCGAAGGCATTACCGGCTTGCCAGCACAAACTATCCGTGAGGCTATGCGCATCTATGCCGCAGCACCTTCTGCTACCATTTTGTGGGGCATGGGGGTAACACAATGGGGCCAAGGGGTTGATGTCGTTAAAGGATTATCGGGATTGGCATTACTGACGGGTAACCTCGGTCGCCCGAATGTCGGTGTTGGCCCAGTGCGTGGGCAAAATAACGTGCAAGGTGCCTGTGATATGGGAGCTTTGCCTAATATGTATCCCGGCTATCAAGCCGTGACTGACCCGGCCACACTTGAGAAGTTTGCCAAAGCCTGGGGTGTCCCTTCCCTGTCCGGCAAAATTGGTTATTCACTGACTGATGTCCCACATAAGGTGAAAGAAGGCAAAATCAAAGCCAACTATGTGATGGGCGAAGATCCGCTGCAAACAGAGCCGGATCTGTCGATGATGCGCGAAGCTTTCAGCGAGTTGGAATTGCTGATTGTCCAAGATATCTTTATGACCAAAACAGCGGCTGAGGCGGATGTTATCTTCCCTGCAACCTCATGGGGCGAACATGAGGGGGTCTATTCAGCCGCCGACCGTGGTTTCCAGCGTTTTGAAAAAGCGGTTGATCCACAAGGCGATGTCAAACCAGATTGGGAGATTATCAGTCTGATGGCAACCGCCCTCGGCTACCCAATGAAATACAACAATACCAAAGAAATTTGGGATGAGTTGCGCGAATTATGCCCGCTGTATTACGGCGCAACCTACGAGAAAATGGCCGGTTTAGGTTATATCCCGTGGCCATGTACGACTGAAGACAGCCCAGGGACGCCATGGCTATATGCCGGTAATAAGTTCGATCGCCCGGGAGGTAAAGGGTTGCTGTTTGCCAGCGAATGGCGTGCGCCAATGGAACAAGTGGATGAGGAATATCCTCTGGTGCTGTGTACCGTCCGTGAAGTCGGCCACTATTCCTGCCGCTCAATGACCGGGAATTGTTCAGCATTACAAACACTGGCCGATGAGCCGGGTTATGTCCAAATCAGCCCGCAGGACGCAGATAAAATGCGCTTGCAGGATCAGCAATTAGTCTGGGTTGAATCGCGGCGCGGTAAGGTAATTACTCGCGTGTCCGTCAGCGAACGAATTAATGTCGGCGCGGTATATATGACATATCAGTGGTGGATTGGTGCTTGTAACGAATTAACACTTGACCATCTGGACCCTATTTCTAAAACACCGGAGTATAAATATTGCGCGGTGAAACTGGAGGCCATAACGGACCAAACATGGGCGGAAAATTATGTTCAGCAAGAGTACAGCCAATTGAAGGCGCGCTTACGCAGAGAAGCTGAAGTAATTTGA
- the flhA gene encoding formate hydrogenlyase transcriptional activator FlhA — protein sequence MDSAKKLPRPTLAQVWQDTLFTASKKLLLLRDITDLVNELRKLSFSVVRFQRVNLLLLNPLYNQMTLYSHDDVSDSVVGAQNILFAEGPGGLAWQQQTPLQTDNFRMQREFSAVCDLPPYQALHSGCHFPLGHDNHWSGCVEFIKTDNSEFDEQAITFLGLLAEIVAIAVDNITEINRAFSERERLRFERDHFRILVDVTNTVISKLELDVLAAEVSKEIHRFFNIDYISLAICGTHNDKNKLNVFSTRYQSGKAVQYQQAWVDMTGTLAGQVLHSRELLLVNLADIALLAPDDKQLANMLDAGLQVVCLLPLFFGHKMLGVLKLAQCQSDIFTDSNLKLLRQIAARIAIAVDNALAYNEITRLKDSLVNENLYLTDQIIHNEEFGEIIGHSAAIQAVLEQVEMVASSDCTVLILGETGTGKELIARAIHNLSTRKNKRMVKMNCAAIPSGLMESDLFGHEKGAYTGAASQRIGRFEMADGGTLFLDEVGDIPLELQPKLLRVLQEREIERLGGSKIIPVDVRLIAATNRDLKLMMVNREYRSDLYYRLNVFPIVIPPLRERPEDIPLLVKFFTQKIAKRMNRTIDTIPGETLRLLSRLPWPGNIRELENVIERAVILSRGTTLNLQLQELEYHLSPLEMAKPASERVVHKPLLPESDEPEFSESERAQIIRVLRETNGVVAGPKGAAIKLGLKRTTLLSRMQRLGISVKSIEDEMN from the coding sequence ATGGATAGCGCAAAAAAACTACCCCGTCCCACATTGGCTCAAGTCTGGCAAGACACATTGTTCACGGCATCGAAAAAGTTATTATTACTACGGGATATAACCGATTTAGTTAATGAACTCAGGAAGCTTTCCTTTTCTGTAGTCCGCTTTCAACGGGTCAATTTATTATTGCTTAATCCCTTGTATAACCAAATGACCCTCTATAGCCATGATGATGTGTCAGACTCAGTCGTGGGAGCGCAAAATATCTTATTTGCCGAGGGGCCTGGCGGGCTGGCATGGCAGCAACAGACGCCTTTGCAAACTGATAATTTCCGTATGCAAAGGGAGTTTTCTGCGGTTTGCGATTTGCCGCCTTATCAGGCGTTACACTCCGGCTGCCATTTTCCGCTTGGCCATGATAATCACTGGTCGGGTTGTGTTGAGTTTATTAAAACAGATAATAGCGAGTTTGATGAACAAGCTATTACCTTTCTAGGATTATTGGCAGAAATTGTGGCCATCGCGGTAGACAATATTACTGAAATAAATCGGGCATTTTCCGAGCGCGAGCGGTTGCGTTTTGAACGAGATCATTTCCGTATATTAGTTGATGTCACCAATACAGTTATTTCTAAACTAGAGTTAGATGTATTGGCGGCGGAGGTCTCCAAAGAGATACACCGTTTTTTCAATATTGATTACATTAGTTTAGCAATATGTGGCACCCACAATGACAAAAACAAACTGAATGTTTTTTCTACTCGCTATCAGTCTGGTAAAGCAGTGCAATATCAGCAAGCTTGGGTCGATATGACTGGCACATTAGCCGGGCAAGTTTTACACAGCCGGGAATTATTGCTAGTTAATCTGGCGGATATTGCTCTTTTGGCACCAGATGATAAGCAACTGGCAAATATGCTGGATGCTGGTTTACAGGTGGTTTGCCTATTGCCACTATTTTTCGGCCATAAGATGCTGGGCGTATTAAAATTAGCACAATGTCAGAGTGATATTTTCACTGACAGCAACCTTAAACTGTTACGGCAGATAGCTGCTCGTATCGCCATCGCCGTCGACAATGCTCTTGCTTATAATGAAATTACTCGCTTGAAAGATTCGTTGGTCAATGAAAATCTCTATTTAACTGACCAGATTATTCATAATGAAGAGTTTGGCGAAATTATCGGCCACAGTGCAGCTATCCAAGCGGTGTTGGAGCAGGTTGAAATGGTGGCCTCCAGTGATTGTACGGTATTGATCCTCGGAGAAACTGGCACAGGTAAAGAATTAATTGCTCGCGCTATTCATAATTTAAGTACCCGCAAGAATAAACGCATGGTGAAAATGAACTGTGCAGCCATTCCTTCCGGTCTAATGGAAAGTGATCTATTTGGTCATGAAAAGGGGGCATATACCGGCGCGGCGTCACAACGTATTGGCCGATTTGAAATGGCGGATGGTGGCACGTTATTTCTCGATGAGGTCGGTGATATTCCTCTCGAGCTACAACCGAAACTCCTACGGGTATTACAAGAGCGCGAAATAGAGCGATTGGGGGGCAGTAAAATTATTCCGGTTGATGTCCGGTTGATTGCCGCAACTAACCGTGATTTAAAGTTAATGATGGTGAATCGGGAATATCGTAGTGATCTGTATTATCGGCTTAATGTATTCCCTATTGTAATCCCGCCTTTGCGTGAACGCCCGGAAGATATCCCTTTATTGGTGAAATTCTTTACTCAGAAAATAGCCAAACGCATGAACCGCACTATTGATACCATTCCGGGGGAGACATTGCGTTTGCTCAGCCGTTTACCCTGGCCGGGTAATATTCGTGAGTTGGAAAATGTGATTGAACGTGCGGTGATACTCAGTCGTGGCACTACGCTGAATTTACAGTTACAAGAACTGGAATATCATTTATCACCACTAGAGATGGCTAAACCGGCGTCGGAAAGGGTTGTTCACAAACCTTTATTACCTGAGAGTGACGAGCCGGAGTTTTCAGAATCAGAACGTGCGCAGATTATTCGAGTATTACGAGAAACCAATGGTGTGGTCGCCGGGCCGAAAGGGGCTGCCATTAAGTTAGGGCTAAAACGCACGACGTTGTTATCTCGTATGCAACGGTTAGGAATATCAGTAAAAAGCATCGAAGATGAGATGAACTAA
- the focA gene encoding formate transporter FocA, whose protein sequence is MSIENPFDLRLPVDMAKLAEQVGIYKATKNPATTFYLAMTAGVFISIAFVFYITATTGTAGVAYGLAKLVGGLCFSLGLILVIICGADLFTSTVLIVVAKASGKISWKQLIANWINVYFGNLIGALFFVALIWFAGQHTAANGLWGLNVLQTAEHKLHHTFVEAVCLGILANLMVCLAVWMSYSGHTLTDKIVVMLLPIGMFVASGFEHSIANMFLIPLAIVIRDFASPEFWHAINATPEQFTSLTMSNFIIDNLIPVTIGNIIGGGLLVGLTYWIIYLRNPAH, encoded by the coding sequence ATGAGCATTGAAAATCCCTTTGATCTGCGACTTCCGGTTGATATGGCAAAGCTTGCAGAACAAGTTGGTATATATAAAGCCACTAAAAATCCGGCCACAACTTTTTATTTAGCGATGACCGCCGGTGTGTTTATCTCCATTGCATTTGTCTTCTATATAACCGCAACTACTGGCACCGCAGGTGTGGCATACGGTCTGGCGAAATTAGTCGGCGGTTTATGTTTCTCCCTCGGATTGATTCTGGTCATTATTTGCGGCGCTGATTTGTTCACCTCCACGGTATTGATTGTGGTAGCCAAAGCCAGTGGCAAGATCAGTTGGAAACAATTAATTGCCAACTGGATCAATGTTTATTTTGGTAATTTGATTGGGGCATTATTCTTTGTTGCCCTGATTTGGTTTGCCGGTCAGCATACTGCGGCAAATGGTTTATGGGGCCTGAATGTACTGCAAACAGCCGAGCACAAATTGCATCATACCTTTGTAGAGGCGGTGTGTTTGGGGATTCTGGCTAACTTGATGGTGTGCCTGGCAGTATGGATGAGTTATTCCGGCCATACCTTAACGGATAAAATTGTAGTCATGCTACTCCCTATCGGTATGTTTGTTGCCAGTGGTTTTGAGCACAGTATTGCTAATATGTTTTTGATCCCCTTAGCTATTGTAATTCGTGATTTTGCCTCACCCGAATTCTGGCACGCTATTAATGCTACTCCAGAACAATTTACTTCGCTGACGATGTCCAATTTTATTATCGATAATCTAATCCCTGTTACAATCGGTAATATTATTGGTGGCGGATTATTGGTAGGGCTGACTTATTGGATTATTTATCTACGTAATCCGGCTCATTGA
- the mglC gene encoding galactose/methyl galactoside ABC transporter permease MglC, with the protein MNALNKKSMLTYLKESGIYVVLFVLLAIIIVKDPTFLSLMNLSNILTQSSVRIIIALGVAGLIVTQGTDLSAGRQVGLAAVVAATMLQAMDNVNKVFPDLHTVPIPIVILTVCLIGAIIGLVNGIIIAYLNVTPFITTLGTMIIVYGINSLYYDFVGASPIAGFDPAFSTFAQGFLRFGDFKLSYITFYALIAIGFVWVLWNKTRFGKNIFAIGGNPEAAKVSGVNVPLNLIMIYALSGVFYAFGGMLEAGRIGSATNNLGFMYELDAIAACVVGGVSFSGGVGTVIGVVTGVIIFTVINYGLTYIGVNPYWQYIIKGAIIIFAVALDSLKYAKKK; encoded by the coding sequence ATGAATGCGTTAAATAAGAAAAGTATGCTCACTTACCTTAAAGAGAGCGGGATTTACGTCGTATTATTCGTATTGCTGGCAATAATTATTGTTAAGGACCCGACATTTTTAAGCTTGATGAACTTAAGTAACATTCTGACCCAATCTTCGGTGCGTATTATTATCGCGCTCGGTGTGGCGGGGCTGATTGTGACTCAAGGGACTGACTTGTCAGCTGGCCGCCAGGTGGGGTTAGCTGCGGTGGTTGCGGCAACAATGCTGCAAGCTATGGATAACGTTAATAAAGTTTTCCCAGATTTGCATACTGTACCTATCCCAATTGTTATCTTAACCGTGTGCTTAATTGGTGCGATTATTGGTTTAGTCAACGGTATTATTATTGCTTATCTAAATGTGACGCCATTTATTACCACATTGGGTACGATGATTATTGTTTACGGGATTAACTCTCTGTATTACGACTTTGTCGGCGCATCACCGATTGCTGGTTTTGACCCCGCATTCTCAACTTTTGCACAAGGGTTCTTGCGGTTTGGTGATTTCAAACTGTCCTATATTACATTCTACGCCTTGATTGCTATTGGTTTTGTTTGGGTACTGTGGAATAAAACACGCTTTGGTAAGAATATCTTCGCCATCGGGGGTAACCCAGAAGCCGCAAAAGTTTCTGGTGTGAATGTGCCGCTAAACTTAATCATGATTTATGCCCTATCTGGTGTGTTCTATGCATTCGGTGGGATGTTAGAAGCTGGCCGTATCGGTAGCGCGACTAATAACTTGGGCTTCATGTATGAGTTAGATGCGATTGCCGCCTGCGTGGTCGGGGGCGTGTCCTTCAGTGGTGGTGTTGGTACCGTTATCGGTGTTGTGACCGGTGTCATTATCTTTACCGTGATTAACTACGGGCTAACTTATATCGGTGTGAACCCGTACTGGCAGTACATTATTAAAGGCGCGATCATTATCTTTGCGGTAGCACTGGATTCATTGAAATACGCTAAGAAAAAATAA
- the mglA gene encoding galactose/methyl galactoside ABC transporter ATP-binding protein MglA, whose amino-acid sequence MADINTAQPREWLLEMSNINKSFPGVKALDNVNLKVRPNSIHALMGENGAGKSTLLKCLFGIYKKDSGSIIFQGQEIEFKSSKEALEHGVSMVHQELNLVLQRTVMDNMWLGRYPTKGFFVDQDKMYKDTKAIFDELDIDIDPRDKVATLSVSQMQMIEIAKAFSYNAKIVIMDEPTSSLTEKEVNHLFTIIRKLKERGCGIVYISHKMEEIFQLCDEITILRDGQWITTQPLEGLTMDQIISMMVGRSLSQRFPDRLNKPGEVILEVKNLTSLRQPSIRDISFDLHKGEILGIAGLVGAKRTDIVETLFGIREKVAGTIKLHGKSINNHSANEAINHGFALVTEERRSTGIYAYLDVGFNSLISNIRNYKNKFGLLDNTRMKSDTQWVIDAMRVKTPGHRTSIGSLSGGNQQKVIIGRWLLTQPEILMLDEPTRGIDVGAKFEIYQLMTELAKKDKGIIIISSEMPELLGITDRILVMSNGQVAGIVETKQTTQNEILRLASLHL is encoded by the coding sequence ATGGCCGATATTAATACAGCACAACCCCGCGAGTGGTTGCTGGAAATGAGTAATATTAATAAATCATTTCCGGGTGTAAAGGCGTTAGATAACGTAAATCTTAAAGTGCGGCCAAATTCTATCCATGCCTTAATGGGAGAAAATGGAGCAGGTAAGTCAACGCTATTAAAATGTCTGTTTGGTATCTATAAAAAAGACTCCGGGAGTATTATCTTCCAGGGGCAAGAAATAGAATTTAAAAGCTCTAAAGAAGCATTAGAGCATGGTGTCTCTATGGTGCATCAGGAATTAAACCTAGTATTGCAACGCACCGTAATGGATAACATGTGGTTGGGGCGTTACCCGACTAAAGGTTTCTTTGTCGATCAAGATAAAATGTACAAAGACACCAAAGCAATCTTCGATGAATTGGATATTGATATTGATCCACGAGATAAAGTTGCCACTTTATCGGTATCCCAAATGCAAATGATCGAGATTGCCAAAGCGTTCTCTTACAATGCCAAAATTGTGATTATGGATGAACCCACTTCTTCATTAACTGAAAAAGAAGTTAATCATCTATTTACGATTATCCGCAAATTGAAAGAGCGGGGCTGCGGAATTGTTTATATCTCTCATAAGATGGAAGAGATATTCCAACTGTGTGATGAAATCACTATTTTGCGTGATGGTCAGTGGATTACAACCCAACCACTGGAAGGGCTGACCATGGATCAGATAATCTCCATGATGGTCGGGCGCTCTTTAAGTCAACGATTCCCTGACCGCCTCAATAAGCCGGGTGAAGTTATTCTGGAAGTGAAGAATCTGACCTCACTGCGCCAACCTTCAATCCGTGATATCTCCTTTGATCTGCATAAAGGTGAGATTCTAGGAATTGCCGGATTAGTCGGGGCCAAACGAACTGATATTGTTGAAACGTTATTTGGTATCCGCGAAAAAGTGGCTGGCACGATTAAGTTGCATGGCAAGAGTATTAATAACCATAGCGCCAATGAAGCTATTAACCACGGCTTTGCATTAGTCACTGAAGAGCGCCGCTCAACCGGGATTTATGCTTATCTCGATGTGGGTTTTAATTCCCTGATTTCTAATATTCGTAACTATAAAAACAAATTTGGGCTGCTGGATAATACGCGTATGAAGAGTGATACCCAATGGGTTATCGACGCCATGCGGGTAAAAACTCCCGGACATCGCACCAGTATTGGCTCATTGTCAGGTGGTAATCAGCAGAAAGTCATTATTGGCCGTTGGCTATTAACTCAGCCAGAAATATTAATGTTGGATGAACCGACTCGGGGGATTGATGTCGGTGCTAAGTTTGAAATCTATCAGTTAATGACTGAACTAGCGAAGAAAGACAAAGGAATTATTATTATTTCCTCTGAAATGCCTGAGCTATTAGGGATCACTGACAGAATTTTAGTAATGAGTAATGGTCAGGTTGCGGGAATTGTTGAAACCAAACAAACCACGCAAAATGAAATATTACGCCTTGCATCCTTGCATCTCTAA